In Arachis stenosperma cultivar V10309 chromosome 1, arast.V10309.gnm1.PFL2, whole genome shotgun sequence, one DNA window encodes the following:
- the LOC130967708 gene encoding glycosyltransferase BC10-like, which translates to MKTSKGWHISMGDMQIMPGSRHRPPMRKPMWIIVLVLFVCVFLMCAYIYPPHSSTACFFSSRGCKSISAWLPPVPARVYTDEEIASRAVIRDILSSPPIVSKNPKLAFMFLSPGDLPFERLWDKFFQGHEGKFSVYVHASKTKPVHESRYFVDRDIRSDQVVWGKISMVDAERRLLANALQDPDNMHFVLLSDSCVPLYNFDYVYNYLMYSNISFVDCFKDPGPHGNGRYSDHMLPEVEVKDFRKGAQWFSMKRQHAIIVMADNLYYSKFRDYCQPGLEGRNCIADEHYLPTFFQIVDPGGIANWSVTHVDWSERKWHPKSYREHDVTYELLRNITSIDVSIHVTSDEKREVQSWPCLWNGVQKPCYLFARKFTPETLDKLLHLFSNYSTP; encoded by the exons ATGAAGACATCAAAAGGTTGGCATATAAGCATGGGTGATATGCAAATAATGCCGGGGAGTCGCCACCGTCCTCCCATGAGGAAACCAATGTGGATTATTGTCCTGGTTTTATTTGTATGCGTCTTTCTAATGTGTGCTTATATCTACCCACCACATAGCAGTACAGCCTGTTTTTTCTCTTCTAGAGGGTGTAAGAGTATTTCTGCTTGGCTTCCGCCTGTTCCGGCTAGAGTATACACAGATGAGGAGATTGCATCACGTGCTGTGATTAGGGATATTTTGAGCTCACCGCCAATTGTTTCAAAAAACCCAAAACTTGCCTTCATGTTCTTGTCACCTGGTGATCTGCCATTTGAAAGATTGTGGGACAAGTTTTTCCAA GGTCATGAAGGGAAGTTCTCTGTCTATGTGCATGCATCCAAGACCAAACCAGTTCATGAGAGCCGTTATTTTGTTGATCGGGATATACGCAGTGACCAG GTGGTGTGGGGGAAAATTTCTATGGTTGATGCTGAGAGACGGCTATTGGCAAATGCCCTTCAAGACCCTGACAACATGCACTTTGTTTTACTTTCTGATAG CTGTGTACCACTGTATAATTTTGACTATGTTTACAACTATCTGATGTATTCAAATATCAGCTTTGTTGACTG ctttAAGGATCCTGGCCCTCATGGCAATGGCAGGTATTCAGATCACATGTTACCCGAAGTCGAGGTGAAGGACTTCAGAAAGGGTGCACAG TGGTTTTCCATGAAGAGGCAGCATGCTATCATAGTTATGGCTGATAACCTGTATTACTCAAAGTTTCGGGATTACTGTCAG CCTGGTTTGGAGGGGAGGAATTGCATTGCAGACGAGCATTACTTGCCAACCTTCTTCCAG ATTGTTGATCCAGGGGGAATTGCAAACTGGTCAGTAACTCATGTTGACTGGTCTGAGAGAAAGTGGCATCCAAAGTCATATAGGGAGCACGATGTTACTTATGAGCTCTTGAGAAATATTACG TCGATTGATGTTAGTATCCATGTCACCAGTGATGAGAAG AGAGAAGTGCAAAGTTGGCCTTGCTTATGGAATGGGGTTCAGAAACCATGCTACCTATTTGCTAGGAAATTCACTCCTGAAACGTTGGACAAGTTGTTGCATCTATTTTCCAATTATTCAACGCCTTGA
- the LOC130984682 gene encoding uncharacterized protein LOC130984682, which translates to MAYFTVVSNHGSYRATSHEFKLVLLHRTTVVAVDEDVIPKTCFNILTLRCALFGDYVNQVNHFLASGYVEQPVVVIQLAKVKFFRGQVGLQNVIYATQMLFNPDLPEVVEFRQRVNGTQPLFIANEGKVVSLEDDFMRLTRKCTIEELQDKNQEGSFIIFGTIQGIVEDGGWWYSACVCGKGIYPQNGVYYCDFCLKHITNVTPRFKLKITVEDHSGEGIFLLFDREASYLLKKSCADLFSEVQRDASLVCGDTYPPIFQGLIGKKLLLKVDTKGIPHDTFYGTFREPDLHNSVPFGKGDIGIKEESSKTCMKSEKVAGSEFAALINGEDGKDEKTPTNDTEVLSHVLHARCQYGEKLTHDNDVVTSKGKRNLNSQFEEAATVADVRGSKVAKVNGV; encoded by the exons ATGGCATACTTTACTGTTGTGTCAAATCATGGTAGTTATAGAGCAACTTCTCATGAATTCAAATTGGTTTTGCTTCACCGAACCACTGTTGTAGCTGTTGATGAAGATGTTATCCCTAAGACTTGTTTCAACAT TCTTACATTGAGATGTGCATTGTTTGGAGACTATGTTAATCAAGTAAATCATTTCCTTGCCTCTGGCTATGTGGAGCAGCCTGTTGTAGTCATTCAACTTGCAAAAGTCAAGTTCTTTAGGG GTCAAGTAGGCCTTCAAAATGTGATATATGCCACTCAAATGTTATTTAATCCTGATCTTCCTGAAGTTGTTGAGTTCAGGCAGAG GGTGAATGGTACCCAGCCACTGTTTATTGCAAATGAGGGTAAAGTTGTGTCCTTAGAAGATGATTTCATGCGTTTAACTAGAAAATGCACCATTGAAGAGCTTCAAGATAAGAATCAG GAGGGTTCTTTTATCATTTTTGGTACAATCCAAGGTATTGTTGAGGATGGAGGCTGGTGGTATTCTGCTTGTGTGTGTGGAAAGGGTATCTATCCTCAGAATGGTGTATATTACTGTGATTTCTGTTTGAAGCACATAACCAATGTCACTCCAAG ATTTAAACTTAAAATAACAGTTGAAGATCATAGTGGAGAGGGTATTTTCCTTCTCTTTGATCGTGAGGCATCTTATTTGCTTAAGAAATCATGTGCTGACTTGTTTAGTGAGGTCCAAAGAGATGCAAGT CTTGTATGTGGGGATACTTATCCTCCCATTTTCCAAGGGCTCATTGGAAAGAAGTTACTGCTGAAGGTTGATACCAAAGGTATCCCACATGATACATTTTATGGCACTTTCCGA GAGCCTGATTTACACAATTCTGTCCCGTTTGGAAAAGGGGATATTGGTATTAAGGAGGAGTCATCAAAGACTTGTATGAAAAGTGAAAAAGTTGCTG GGTCTGAGTTTGCTGCCTTAATTAATGGTGAAGATGGGAAAGATGAGAAaacacccaccaatgatacT GAGGTGCTGTCCCATGTTctccatgcacgttgccaataTGGAGAAAAGCTTACTCATGACAATGATGTTGTCACCTCCAAGGGCAAGAGGAATTTGAATTCCCAATTTGAAGAAGCGGCTACTGTTGCAGATGTGCGTGGGTCCAAGGTTGCCAAGGTTAATGGGGTGTGA